From Vibrio tritonius, the proteins below share one genomic window:
- the hutH gene encoding histidine ammonia-lyase, whose protein sequence is MLELTLVPGELTLAQLRQISRGKVKLSLDQQAIAGIHASTQVVNDIIAEDKAVYGINTGFGLLANTRIATEDLDELQRSIVLSHAAGTGELMNDATVKLVMTLKVNSLARGFSGIRLSVIEALITLINKEIYPCIPQKGSVGASGDLAPLAHMSAVLLGEGKARYKGEIISGQAALAIAGMEPIKLAPKEGLALLNGTQASTAFALEGLFHAEDLYASAIVCGSLSVEAALGSRRPFDARIHQVRGHQGQIDAASAYRHLLSEHSGLGDSHINCEKVQDPYSLRCQPQVMGACLDQIRNSARTLLVESNSVSDNPLVFADDGDIISGGNFHAEPVAFAADNLALAIAEIGSLSERRMALLIDSNLSKLPPFLVNNGGVNSGFMIAQVTSAALASENKTFAHPASVDSLPTSANQEDHVSMATFAARRLKDMSENTRGILAVELLAAVQGMDFRTGLKSSELLEQARAELRSRVPFYDKDRYFAADIEKATELLAEAAHNRLMPLDLLPSL, encoded by the coding sequence ATGCTCGAACTAACTCTAGTGCCTGGAGAATTGACGCTGGCGCAGTTGCGTCAGATCAGTCGTGGTAAAGTCAAATTGTCACTGGATCAACAAGCGATCGCAGGTATTCACGCCAGTACTCAAGTGGTGAACGACATCATCGCAGAAGATAAAGCGGTGTATGGTATCAACACCGGTTTTGGCCTTTTAGCCAATACTCGTATCGCTACTGAAGATTTGGATGAGTTGCAGCGTAGTATCGTGTTGTCACATGCTGCTGGCACTGGCGAACTGATGAATGATGCGACCGTGAAATTAGTGATGACACTCAAAGTCAACAGCTTGGCTCGCGGTTTCTCTGGTATTCGCCTCTCTGTTATTGAAGCGCTTATCACGCTGATCAATAAAGAAATCTACCCATGTATTCCGCAAAAAGGCTCAGTAGGTGCGTCTGGCGACTTAGCTCCGTTAGCGCACATGAGTGCGGTGTTACTGGGTGAAGGGAAAGCACGCTACAAGGGCGAAATTATCTCGGGTCAAGCCGCGCTAGCGATTGCGGGAATGGAGCCAATTAAACTCGCACCAAAAGAAGGCTTGGCACTATTGAACGGCACTCAAGCATCCACGGCGTTTGCGCTGGAAGGGTTGTTCCACGCGGAAGATTTATACGCTTCAGCGATTGTGTGTGGTTCTCTGTCTGTTGAAGCGGCGCTCGGTAGTCGCCGTCCATTCGATGCGCGCATTCATCAAGTTCGCGGCCATCAAGGTCAAATTGATGCGGCGAGCGCGTATCGTCATCTGTTGTCTGAGCACAGTGGCTTGGGCGATTCCCATATCAACTGTGAAAAAGTGCAAGACCCATACTCACTGCGCTGTCAGCCACAGGTGATGGGCGCTTGTTTGGATCAAATTCGTAATTCCGCCAGAACGTTACTGGTGGAATCCAACTCTGTTTCTGATAACCCATTGGTGTTTGCTGATGATGGCGACATCATCTCCGGTGGTAACTTCCATGCTGAGCCAGTGGCGTTTGCCGCAGACAACTTAGCCCTTGCGATTGCAGAAATTGGTAGCTTATCTGAACGCCGTATGGCGCTGCTGATCGACAGCAATTTAAGCAAGTTGCCGCCATTTTTGGTCAACAACGGTGGGGTGAACTCAGGCTTTATGATTGCTCAGGTCACTTCTGCCGCACTGGCAAGCGAAAACAAAACCTTTGCTCATCCGGCTTCTGTCGATAGTTTGCCTACCTCGGCCAACCAAGAAGACCATGTGTCGATGGCCACCTTTGCGGCGCGTCGTTTGAAAGACATGTCGGAAAATACCCGCGGTATTTTGGCGGTCGAGCTTCTGGCTGCCGTGCAAGGGATGGATTTTCGTACCGGATTGAAATCGTCGGAATTGCTTGAGCAAGCGCGCGCTGAGCTGCGTTCTCGCGTGCCTTTCTACGATAAAGACCGTTATTTTGCGGCGGATATCGAAAAGGCCACCGAGCTTCTTGCAGAAGCGGCGCATAACCGCTTGATGCCACTGGATCTACTGCCAAGTCTGTAA
- the hutI gene encoding imidazolonepropionase — MNQEIHFDSLWVGFHLATMEDGQYNTVTDAAIGVIGGKIAWLGKANALPVHTCDAKHDLQGGWVTPGLIDCHTHLVFGGNRAGEFEQRLNGVSYKQIAEQGGGIAASVKATREASDEQLLASAVRRLRSLLKDGVTTVEVKSGYGLSLEHELKMLKVARSLAEHFPVDVQTTCLAAHALPAEYQGQADAYIDYVCAEVLPAIAQSGLADAVDAFCEGIAFTPAQVERYFQTAQGLGLPVKIHSEQLSSFGGTQLAAQYHALSADHLEYMTEADIAAMASSGTVAVLLPGAYFTLRETQQPPVNLLRDYHVPMAIATDANPGTSPVLSLRLMMNMACTLFGFTPEEALAGATIHAAKALGLEQTHGSLSVGKTADFICWDVESPGELSYWLGGELLKTRVKAGEVAHVA, encoded by the coding sequence ATGAACCAAGAGATTCATTTTGATTCACTTTGGGTTGGCTTTCATCTTGCGACCATGGAAGACGGTCAATACAACACGGTCACTGATGCGGCCATTGGCGTTATTGGTGGCAAAATTGCATGGTTGGGCAAAGCGAACGCATTGCCCGTTCATACCTGCGATGCGAAACACGATTTACAAGGCGGGTGGGTCACACCCGGCTTGATCGACTGTCACACTCATTTGGTGTTTGGTGGTAACCGCGCTGGCGAATTTGAACAGCGTCTTAATGGCGTGAGTTATAAACAAATAGCCGAGCAGGGCGGCGGTATTGCAGCGTCAGTCAAAGCCACCCGTGAAGCGAGCGATGAACAACTGCTCGCATCTGCAGTGCGCCGTTTGCGTTCACTCCTCAAAGATGGTGTTACCACGGTAGAAGTGAAATCCGGCTACGGTTTATCGCTGGAACATGAACTCAAAATGTTAAAAGTGGCGCGTTCACTGGCTGAGCATTTTCCGGTTGATGTGCAAACCACTTGTCTTGCCGCGCACGCTTTACCTGCCGAATACCAAGGCCAAGCCGATGCGTATATTGACTATGTGTGTGCTGAAGTGCTGCCCGCGATTGCACAATCAGGCTTAGCCGATGCGGTTGATGCTTTTTGCGAAGGCATTGCGTTTACGCCAGCGCAAGTCGAACGTTATTTTCAAACCGCGCAAGGTTTGGGGCTGCCAGTTAAAATTCACTCTGAGCAGTTATCGTCGTTTGGTGGCACGCAGCTGGCTGCACAATATCACGCCTTATCGGCGGATCATCTTGAATACATGACCGAAGCCGACATTGCCGCCATGGCTAGCTCTGGCACGGTGGCGGTGCTTCTGCCCGGAGCCTATTTCACATTAAGAGAAACTCAGCAACCGCCGGTCAATTTACTGCGTGATTATCACGTACCGATGGCGATTGCGACGGACGCCAACCCCGGCACATCGCCTGTGCTATCGCTGCGTTTGATGATGAATATGGCGTGCACGCTATTCGGTTTCACTCCAGAAGAAGCGCTTGCTGGTGCCACGATTCATGCTGCGAAAGCGCTTGGTTTGGAACAAACGCACGGCTCGCTCAGTGTGGGTAAAACCGCCGATTTTATCTGTTGGGATGTCGAAAGTCCGGGAGAGCTTAGCTATTGGCTAGGTGGTGAGTTATTAAAAACGCGAGTTAAAGCAGGGGAGGTGGCGCATGTCGCTTAA
- the hutG gene encoding N-formylglutamate deformylase encodes MSLKINDPFCFTAGDSPLLVSMPHCGTQLLPGMEETLTDAAKKLPDTDWYMPELYGFLRSLNVSIISANYSRFVVDLNRPVDDKPLYTTKTTGLFPDILFADAPVFLEGKELSEATKEQIKAQIWHPYHQQIASELERIKARFGYAILFDAHSIAAQVPMLFEGTLPDFNFGNNGGLSCAEALLNNAAEIVSQSPYTHVCNGRFKGGYITRHFGQPEQHVHALQLELSQATYLADFANTEGQPHDYVLDSDKQQRVGAVLQKIIASLLAADDLA; translated from the coding sequence ATGTCGCTTAAGATCAACGACCCATTTTGTTTTACGGCCGGTGATAGTCCGCTGTTAGTGAGCATGCCCCATTGTGGTACGCAACTTTTACCGGGCATGGAAGAGACGCTGACCGATGCCGCGAAAAAATTGCCAGATACCGACTGGTACATGCCTGAGTTGTATGGTTTTTTACGCTCGCTCAATGTCAGTATCATCAGTGCTAACTATTCTCGTTTTGTGGTGGATTTAAATCGTCCCGTCGATGATAAGCCGCTCTACACCACTAAAACCACCGGATTATTTCCCGATATTTTGTTTGCTGATGCGCCGGTGTTTCTCGAAGGCAAAGAGCTAAGTGAGGCAACCAAAGAGCAGATCAAAGCGCAGATTTGGCATCCTTATCATCAGCAAATCGCCAGTGAATTAGAGCGCATTAAAGCTCGCTTTGGTTATGCGATTTTGTTTGATGCGCACAGCATTGCAGCGCAAGTGCCAATGCTGTTTGAAGGCACCTTGCCCGATTTCAATTTTGGCAATAATGGTGGACTTTCCTGTGCTGAGGCGCTGCTGAATAACGCCGCAGAGATCGTTAGCCAAAGCCCTTACACCCATGTCTGTAACGGACGCTTTAAAGGCGGCTACATTACGCGCCACTTTGGTCAGCCAGAGCAGCATGTTCATGCTCTGCAGCTTGAATTATCGCAAGCGACCTATTTGGCCGACTTTGCCAATACAGAAGGCCAACCCCATGACTATGTGCTCGATAGTGATAAACAGCAGCGCGTTGGCGCGGTGTTACAGAAGATCATCGCCTCGCTGCTCGCGGCAGACGATCTGGCCTAA
- a CDS encoding urocanate hydratase codes for MTFKEMILEGIPDVLPPKRERNENLSHAPKRKEILTAEEKKLAIKNALRYFDKKHHELLAQEFYAELEAYGRIYMYRLMPDYKITARSIDEFPHQSKQAAAIMLMLSNNLDEAIAQHPQELITYGGNGSVFSNWAQYRLTMKYLAEMTDEQTLVLYSGHPMGLYPSHPNAPRVVVTNGMMIPNYSKPDDWERFNALGVTQYGQMTAGSFMYIGPQGIVHGTTITVLNAVRMKKDRDANKLPIFVTSGLGGMSGAQPKAAVIAKTIGVVAEVNPKAAYKRHEQGWVDEVHPDLDELITRIHRAVEENKPVSLAYLGNIVDLWERLVDEDLTVDLGSDQTSLHNPWAGGYYPVGYSFEESNDLMANDPAAFKAAVQATLQRHVAAINKLTAKGMYFFDYGNAFLLESSRAGADIMQADGTFKYPSYVQDIMGPMCFDYGFGPFRWVCASSDPKDLDTTDQIAAQVLEEMLEHAPEEIRQQISDNLLWIKQAKANKLVVGSQARILYADAEGRIKIAAAFNKAVKEGVLSGPVVLGRDHHDVSGTDSPYRETSNIYDGSKFTADMAIQNVIGDSFRGATWVSIHNGGGVGWGEVTNGGFGMVLDGSAECDTRLTSMLHWDVNNGISRRSWARNDGAMFAIKRAMEIEPRLKVTIPEIADDELLDSVVK; via the coding sequence ATGACTTTTAAGGAAATGATTTTAGAAGGGATCCCTGACGTTTTGCCACCGAAACGTGAGCGTAACGAGAATCTAAGCCATGCGCCAAAACGCAAAGAGATTTTAACCGCGGAAGAGAAAAAACTGGCGATTAAAAACGCCCTGCGTTACTTCGATAAAAAACATCATGAGCTATTGGCGCAAGAGTTTTATGCAGAGTTGGAAGCCTATGGCCGCATCTACATGTATCGTTTAATGCCTGACTACAAAATTACTGCACGTTCGATTGATGAGTTCCCTCATCAGTCTAAACAGGCGGCTGCGATCATGTTGATGTTAAGTAATAACTTAGATGAAGCGATTGCTCAGCACCCACAAGAGCTGATCACCTATGGTGGCAATGGCTCGGTATTCTCTAACTGGGCGCAATATCGTCTCACTATGAAATACCTCGCGGAAATGACCGATGAACAGACGCTGGTGCTCTATTCCGGTCATCCAATGGGGCTTTATCCTTCCCATCCTAATGCGCCGCGTGTGGTAGTGACTAACGGGATGATGATTCCGAACTACTCCAAACCGGATGATTGGGAGCGTTTTAATGCCCTTGGCGTGACTCAGTATGGACAGATGACCGCTGGTTCGTTTATGTACATCGGCCCACAAGGCATTGTGCATGGCACTACCATTACTGTACTGAATGCGGTTCGCATGAAAAAAGACCGTGATGCCAATAAGTTACCTATTTTTGTCACCTCTGGTCTTGGCGGTATGAGTGGCGCACAACCCAAAGCCGCCGTGATTGCCAAAACCATCGGTGTGGTGGCAGAAGTGAATCCGAAAGCAGCGTACAAACGTCATGAACAAGGTTGGGTGGATGAAGTGCATCCTGATTTGGATGAGCTGATTACTCGTATTCACCGTGCGGTGGAAGAGAATAAACCGGTGTCACTGGCCTACTTAGGTAATATCGTTGATTTGTGGGAGCGCCTTGTTGATGAAGATCTAACGGTTGACCTAGGCTCTGATCAAACCTCACTGCATAACCCATGGGCGGGTGGTTACTACCCAGTCGGTTACAGCTTTGAAGAATCAAACGACTTGATGGCAAACGATCCTGCGGCATTTAAAGCTGCAGTGCAAGCAACCTTGCAGCGTCATGTGGCGGCCATCAATAAATTGACTGCCAAAGGAATGTACTTCTTCGATTACGGTAATGCGTTCTTGCTCGAATCGAGTCGCGCAGGCGCGGACATCATGCAAGCGGATGGCACCTTTAAATATCCGTCGTACGTGCAAGATATCATGGGCCCGATGTGTTTTGATTACGGCTTTGGTCCGTTCCGTTGGGTGTGCGCATCGTCCGACCCTAAAGATTTGGATACCACTGACCAAATCGCCGCTCAGGTGCTAGAAGAGATGCTGGAACACGCGCCGGAAGAGATTCGTCAGCAAATCTCCGATAACCTGTTGTGGATTAAACAAGCCAAAGCCAACAAGCTGGTGGTCGGTTCGCAAGCGCGTATTCTTTATGCCGACGCTGAAGGGCGCATCAAAATCGCGGCTGCCTTTAATAAAGCAGTCAAAGAGGGCGTGTTGTCTGGCCCAGTCGTTTTAGGCCGCGATCACCATGATGTATCGGGTACCGATTCACCTTATCGCGAAACCTCAAACATCTATGATGGTTCAAAATTCACTGCCGATATGGCGATTCAAAACGTGATTGGCGACTCTTTCCGCGGCGCAACGTGGGTAAGTATCCACAACGGTGGCGGTGTGGGTTGGGGCGAAGTGACCAACGGTGGTTTTGGTATGGTGCTAGACGGCTCTGCTGAGTGCGATACTCGCTTGACCTCCATGCTGCATTGGGATGTGAACAACGGCATTTCCCGCCGCAGCTGGGCAAGAAACGATGGCGCGATGTTCGCCATCAAACGGGCGATGGAAATCGAACCTCGTTTAAAAGTGACTATCCCCGAAATTGCCGATGATGAGTTGTTGGATTCGGTGGTGAAGTAG
- a CDS encoding MBL fold metallo-hydrolase: protein MQDNKSTLVQDPPAHKQEEKPKHSRKKVKYTLYSLSALFAGIWGYLQQPQYVSPKVVKQDYQGKYYDGAFHNPTISEAPTVKGSSLGIMYRFLFEKDVDAKPLTDIPSTKTDLMALDRAQNVIVWMGHSSYYVQLEGKRFLIDPVFSKNASPVPETNVAFKGSNVYSAADIPEIDYLLITHDHWDHLDYPTIHALTSKIHQVVTPIGVGSYFRQWGFDDQYIFEGDWYDTFKADGVNIHILPSHHFSGRMLKRNQTLWGSFGIETAQHKLYFGGDSGYASHFKEIATKFGSFDIAVLEDGQYNKDWPDIHMTPEQTAQAAVDLNARALIPAHNSKFKLAHHTWYDPLDRITQASRERPYRLMTPMIGETILVDQPHQEFSQWWKGEEGA, encoded by the coding sequence ATGCAAGACAACAAATCGACATTAGTACAAGACCCCCCTGCTCATAAACAAGAGGAAAAACCTAAGCATTCTCGCAAGAAAGTGAAGTATACCCTCTACTCCTTATCCGCTCTTTTTGCCGGAATTTGGGGATACTTGCAGCAGCCACAATACGTTTCTCCCAAAGTCGTGAAACAAGATTATCAAGGCAAATATTATGACGGAGCCTTTCACAACCCAACAATCAGTGAAGCGCCGACAGTAAAAGGCAGCTCACTGGGCATCATGTATCGATTTTTGTTTGAAAAAGATGTGGATGCAAAACCACTGACCGATATTCCTTCAACAAAAACCGACCTAATGGCATTGGATAGGGCACAAAATGTTATCGTTTGGATGGGGCACTCTTCTTATTACGTCCAGCTGGAAGGCAAGCGCTTTTTGATTGACCCGGTCTTTAGCAAAAACGCCTCTCCTGTACCAGAAACCAATGTCGCGTTTAAGGGAAGTAATGTCTATAGTGCGGCTGATATTCCTGAGATTGATTACCTGCTGATCACCCATGATCACTGGGATCACTTAGATTACCCAACCATTCATGCACTAACCTCTAAGATTCATCAGGTTGTCACACCTATTGGGGTCGGTTCTTATTTTCGTCAATGGGGATTTGATGATCAATACATCTTCGAAGGGGATTGGTACGATACATTCAAAGCCGACGGTGTAAACATACACATTTTGCCGTCACACCATTTTTCAGGTCGCATGCTCAAACGTAATCAAACGCTTTGGGGATCATTTGGTATCGAAACGGCACAACATAAACTCTATTTTGGTGGTGACAGCGGTTATGCAAGTCACTTTAAAGAGATTGCGACTAAATTTGGTTCATTTGATATCGCCGTACTTGAAGATGGGCAATACAACAAAGATTGGCCCGATATCCATATGACCCCAGAACAAACCGCACAAGCAGCGGTTGACCTTAATGCTCGCGCATTGATTCCAGCTCATAACAGCAAATTTAAACTGGCCCATCACACTTGGTACGACCCGCTCGATCGCATCACCCAAGCCAGTCGCGAGCGTCCATACCGCCTCATGACCCCGATGATTGGTGAAACCATTTTAGTAGATCAACCACACCAAGAGTTTAGCCAGTGGTGGAAAGGGGAAGAAGGCGCTTAA
- a CDS encoding MFS transporter gives MAEFSKSQNNALIIILATYLLILLDTSVVITGLPQIQESLGFTQVGLSWVQNAYTLTFGSLLMLGARAGDILGRKRVFRFGILVFTISSFVIGLAPSASTMIVARIIQGGSAAILAPTTLALLSTYFKEGEERVKALSYYAATAGIGATAGLVLGGLFAGLLSWRVGFLVNVPTGIVLFIATNKLLAETERHTGKFDIVGTVTSTIGMSAIIYGIIHSSNAGWGDFTTLTFVVGGLLMMGIFLLTEAHSRQPLLPLRLFQSSERSIAYLSRFLFLGAMVSFFFFSTQYMQRVLMLTPVEAGLGFVPMTGFTFIASIFVPKLTRKLGNHGVTLVAFACCMVGFWMLANMSSQSDYWHEMLFAMMVVGFGNGAALGPLTIAGVSGVAAKDAGAASGLVNVAHQIGGTFGLSLLAVLYASANEPHLQGTSLLAYQIEVGFYGCMVMIGFAMVATALQSFRQKRIVVSQES, from the coding sequence ATGGCTGAATTTAGTAAATCGCAGAACAATGCATTGATCATCATCTTAGCAACGTATCTGCTGATCCTCTTGGATACATCCGTTGTTATTACCGGATTACCACAAATCCAAGAATCTTTAGGATTTACCCAAGTTGGTCTATCTTGGGTTCAAAATGCTTATACACTGACCTTTGGGAGCCTGTTAATGCTTGGGGCTCGCGCAGGTGACATCTTGGGACGAAAAAGAGTATTTCGTTTCGGCATTTTGGTGTTTACCATTTCATCGTTTGTGATTGGTTTAGCACCATCAGCAAGCACTATGATCGTCGCTCGTATTATACAAGGTGGCAGTGCTGCAATATTGGCTCCAACGACATTAGCCTTACTCTCGACCTACTTTAAAGAGGGAGAAGAACGAGTAAAAGCCCTCTCTTACTATGCCGCGACTGCAGGTATCGGCGCGACAGCCGGATTAGTCTTAGGCGGCCTTTTTGCGGGACTTCTTTCTTGGCGAGTCGGTTTTCTTGTTAATGTCCCAACAGGAATTGTATTGTTTATTGCCACCAATAAATTACTGGCAGAAACAGAACGTCACACAGGCAAGTTCGATATTGTTGGTACGGTAACGTCAACTATCGGTATGTCTGCCATCATCTACGGCATCATTCACTCATCCAACGCAGGTTGGGGCGACTTTACCACACTGACATTTGTTGTGGGTGGTTTGCTAATGATGGGCATATTTTTGCTGACAGAAGCGCACAGTCGTCAACCGTTATTACCACTAAGATTATTTCAAAGTAGTGAGCGGTCTATTGCTTATCTATCCCGTTTTCTATTTTTAGGTGCCATGGTTAGCTTCTTCTTTTTCTCTACGCAATACATGCAGCGTGTATTGATGCTAACACCAGTAGAGGCAGGTTTAGGCTTTGTACCAATGACAGGCTTTACCTTTATTGCCTCGATATTCGTACCTAAACTCACTCGAAAATTAGGCAACCATGGTGTCACTTTAGTCGCATTTGCCTGCTGCATGGTTGGTTTTTGGATGCTGGCTAACATGTCATCTCAAAGTGATTACTGGCATGAAATGCTATTCGCCATGATGGTGGTTGGTTTTGGTAACGGTGCAGCACTCGGTCCTTTGACCATAGCCGGTGTTTCGGGTGTCGCCGCAAAAGACGCCGGAGCCGCTTCTGGCTTAGTCAACGTTGCCCATCAAATCGGCGGCACGTTCGGTCTAAGTTTATTGGCTGTGCTTTACGCTTCAGCAAACGAACCACACCTTCAAGGCACATCACTGCTCGCTTATCAAATCGAAGTTGGCTTTTACGGTTGTATGGTAATGATTGGTTTTGCCATGGTTGCGACCGCACTGCAATCGTTTCGCCAAAAACGAATCGTGGTTAGCCAAGAGTCGTAA
- a CDS encoding LysR family transcriptional regulator, with product MNKNYNDLLAFVTVAREGSFTKAAGQLGVSQSALSHTVKGLEERLDVRLLHRTTRSVSPTEAGERLLQSVGPKLADIDRELEMVNEFKLRPAGTIRITAAEHALKTILWPKIKQVLKEYPDITVEISMNYGFVDIVAERFDAGVRLGESLEQDMIAIPISPRLRMAVVATPEYWANHGKPVTPHELVNHRCINIRLPTLGGVYAWEFEKDGKVINVNVKGQIVIESSVNRLDAALSGLGITYVPEDMVMESLADGSLVRVLEEWCPEFDGYYLYYPNRQLSSPAFKILVDALRYSSR from the coding sequence ATGAATAAAAACTACAACGATTTGCTCGCCTTTGTCACTGTGGCACGAGAGGGCAGCTTTACTAAAGCTGCTGGACAGTTAGGCGTTTCTCAATCTGCTTTAAGCCATACCGTTAAAGGGTTGGAAGAGCGGTTGGATGTGCGTCTTTTGCATCGTACAACGCGCAGCGTCTCTCCGACAGAAGCGGGAGAACGATTGTTACAGTCTGTTGGTCCTAAATTAGCGGACATTGACCGCGAATTAGAAATGGTCAATGAGTTTAAATTGCGTCCGGCAGGAACTATTCGTATTACCGCTGCTGAACACGCTTTAAAAACCATACTGTGGCCGAAGATAAAGCAGGTTCTTAAAGAATACCCTGATATCACAGTTGAGATCAGTATGAACTATGGTTTTGTCGATATCGTCGCAGAGCGATTTGATGCCGGAGTGAGGCTTGGAGAGAGTTTGGAGCAAGATATGATTGCTATCCCTATTTCTCCTCGTTTGCGCATGGCGGTAGTTGCAACGCCTGAGTACTGGGCAAATCATGGTAAACCCGTCACACCTCATGAATTGGTTAATCACCGCTGTATTAATATTCGTTTGCCCACTTTAGGCGGGGTTTATGCGTGGGAATTTGAGAAAGACGGCAAAGTGATTAACGTTAATGTTAAAGGACAGATAGTGATTGAAAGTTCCGTTAACAGGCTGGATGCGGCTCTTTCGGGTCTCGGTATTACTTATGTTCCGGAAGATATGGTGATGGAATCCTTAGCTGATGGGAGTTTAGTGCGCGTATTAGAGGAATGGTGTCCTGAGTTTGATGGGTATTACTTGTATTATCCAAACCGCCAGTTATCTTCTCCAGCCTTTAAAATTTTGGTAGATGCACTACGCTATTCATCGCGTTGA
- a CDS encoding ABC transporter ATP-binding protein encodes MNHTLSISNLSCQYEHQTVLDCLSLTVNKGEIICLLGSSGCGKTTLLKAIAGLLPIKSGSIKLNHHLLDDGCTQVAPEQRNIGMIFQDYALFPHLTVGENIAFGLRKVTAQEKKQRIEQMLTLVQLDGYTDRYPHQLSGGQQQRVAIARSLAYQPDLLLLDEPFSNIDTQVRHELIREIRDIFKRQGVTAIFVTHSREEAFAFADKMAVMNKGRIEQFGTASELYHHPSCKFVADFLGGGSYLPATKSRDNDYLTSLGTVQADSPSALTIEQQCVLLMRPYSIILQSDSGAETQVEEQQFKGDQCHYIVNVDGNRLIATSLEPLSVGDHVAINICSKGVYAFPS; translated from the coding sequence ATGAATCACACTCTATCCATTTCAAATTTAAGCTGTCAGTACGAACATCAAACCGTGCTCGATTGTTTATCCCTAACGGTTAACAAGGGAGAAATCATTTGCTTACTCGGTTCCAGTGGCTGTGGCAAAACCACATTACTCAAAGCGATTGCAGGGCTATTACCCATTAAATCTGGCTCCATCAAACTCAATCATCATCTCCTTGATGATGGGTGCACCCAAGTAGCTCCAGAGCAACGCAATATTGGCATGATTTTTCAGGACTATGCTTTGTTTCCTCATCTCACTGTTGGCGAAAATATTGCCTTTGGTTTGCGAAAGGTCACGGCTCAAGAGAAAAAACAGCGTATCGAACAAATGCTGACATTGGTACAACTCGATGGCTATACCGACCGCTATCCCCACCAGCTATCAGGTGGACAACAACAACGTGTTGCCATTGCTCGCTCACTGGCGTACCAACCGGATTTATTGCTGCTTGATGAGCCTTTTTCCAATATCGACACCCAAGTACGACACGAGCTGATAAGAGAAATTCGCGATATTTTTAAACGCCAAGGCGTCACGGCGATCTTCGTTACCCATAGTCGTGAAGAAGCCTTCGCTTTTGCAGATAAAATGGCGGTGATGAACAAAGGCAGAATAGAGCAGTTCGGCACCGCCAGTGAGTTGTATCATCACCCTTCTTGCAAATTTGTCGCAGACTTTTTAGGCGGAGGCAGCTATCTACCCGCAACCAAATCCAGAGACAATGACTACCTAACGTCACTAGGAACCGTACAGGCGGATTCACCATCGGCGCTCACTATTGAACAACAATGTGTATTGTTGATGCGACCCTACAGTATTATTTTGCAGTCAGATAGCGGCGCAGAAACGCAAGTTGAAGAACAGCAATTTAAAGGCGATCAATGCCATTACATAGTCAATGTTGACGGGAATCGATTAATAGCAACCTCATTAGAACCCCTATCAGTGGGGGATCATGTTGCCATCAACATATGTTCTAAAGGGGTTTATGCCTTCCCAAGCTGA